One Peromyscus leucopus breed LL Stock chromosome 4, UCI_PerLeu_2.1, whole genome shotgun sequence genomic region harbors:
- the Spout1 gene encoding putative methyltransferase C9orf114 homolog isoform X1, producing MAERPKKRPCGPGEHGQRVEWRKWKQQKKEEKKRWKDLKIMKKLERQRAQEEQAKQQEEEEAAAQRSDRGRPYTLSVALPGSILDNAQSPELRTYLAGQIARACAIFRVDEIVVFDEAGQDSKTVEGEFKGVGKKGQACVQLARILQYLECPQYLRKAFFPKHQDLQFAGILNPLDSPHHMRQDEESEFREGVVVDRPTKAGHGSLVNCGMKKEVKIDKKLEPGLRVTVRLNQKQLPPECKTYKGTVVSSQDPRTKAGLYWGYTVRLASCLSAVFAEAPFQDGYDLTIGTSERGSSMASAQLPSFRHALVVFGGLQGLEAGVDADPNLEVSEPSVLFDFYVNTCPNQGSRTIRTEEAILISLAALQPGLIQAGSWTT from the exons ATGGCGGAGCGCCCGAAGAAGCGTCCGTGTGGCCCG ggtGAACACGGCCAAAGGGTTGAATGGCGAAAATGGAAGCAGCAGA agaaagaggagaaaaagaggtgGAAGGAcctcaaaataatgaaaaaactgGAGCGGCAGCGGGCCCAGGAGGAGCAGGCTAAgcaacaagaggaggaggaggctgctgccCAGAGGAGCGACCGAG GGCGGCCTTACACTCTGAGCGTGGCCCTGCCGGGCTCCATCCTAGACAACGCCCAGTCACCGGAGCTTCGCACCTACCTGGCTGGCCAGATCGCTAGAGCCTGTGCCATCTTCCGAGTCGACGAGATTGTGGTGTTCGATGAGGCGGGCCAAGACAGCAA GACTGTGGAAGGGGAATTCAAGGGAGTTGGCAAGAAGGGGCAGGCGTGTGTACAGCTGGCCCGCATCCTGCAGTACCTGGAGTGTCCACA GTACCTGAGAAAGGCGTTCTTCCCCAAACACCAGGATCTGCAGTTTGCAG GGATCCTCAACCCCTTGGACAGTCCTCACCACATGCGTCAGGACGAGGAATCCGAGTTCCGAGAAGGCGTTGTGGTGGACCGGCCCACCAAGGCAGGCCATGGCTCTTTGGTCAACTGTGGAATGAAGAAG GAGGTAAAGATTGACAAGAAACTGGAACCTGGACTCCGCGTGACCGTGCGACTGAACCAGAAGCAGCTCCCCCCAG AATGCAAGACCTACAAGGGGACAGTCGTGTCGTCTCAGGACCCCCGCACCAAAGCCGGTCTCTACTGGGGCTACACTGTCCGGCTGGCCTCCTGTCTCA gtgcCGTGTTTGCTGAGGCTCCCTTCCAGGATGGGTACGACCTGACCATTGGTACATCAGAACGTGGCTCCAGCATGGCCTCTGCCCAGCTGCCCAGCTTCAG gcatgctcTTGTGGTGTTCGGGGGCCTCCAAGGGCTGGAAGCTGGAGTGGATGCCGACCCCAACCTTGAAGTGTCTGAGCCCAGTGTCCTCTTCGACTTCTATGTCAACACATGCCCCAACCAGGGCAGCCGTACCATCCGCACTGAG GAAGCCATACTCATCTCCCTGGCTGCCCTGCAACCTGGTCTCATCCAGGCGGGTTCCTGGACCACCTGA
- the Endog gene encoding endonuclease G, mitochondrial, with the protein MRALRVGLTLALGAGLGAAAEHWRRRAGRAPGLLGRVPVLPVVAAELPALPGGPGVGTGELAKYGLPGVAQLRSRASYVLSYDPRTRGALWVLEQLRPERLRGDGDRSACDFREDDSVHAYHRATNADYRGSGFDRGHLAAAANHRWSQQAMDDTFYLSNVAPQVPHLNQNAWNNLEKYSRSLTRTYQNVYVCTGPLFLPRTEADGKSYVKYQVIGKNHVAVPTHFFKVLILESTSGQIELRSYVMPNAPVDETLPLERFLVPIESIERASGLLFVPNILARAGNLKAITAGSK; encoded by the exons ATGCGCGCTCTGCGGGTCGGTCTGACCCTGGCGCTGGGCGCGGGGTTGGGTGCGGCGGCAGAGCACTGGCGGCGACGGGCTGGGAGAGCGCCGGGGCTGCTGGGCCGGGTGCCGGTGTTGCCCGTGGTAGCGGCCGAGCTGCCCGCGCTGCCTGGGGGGCCGGGGGTTGGCACTGGGGAACTGGCCAAGTACGGGCTGCCGGGCGTGGCGCAGCTCCGGAGCCGGGCGTCCTATGTGCTGAGCTACGACCCGCGCACGCGCGGTGCGCTCTGGGTCTTGGAGCAGCTGCGGCCCGAGCGGCTCCGCGGCGACGGCGACCGCAGCGCCTGCGACTTCCGAGAGGACGACTCTGTGCATGCGTACCACCGTGCCACCAACGCCGACTACCGCGGCAGCGGCTTTGACCGCGGCCACTTGGCCGCCGCCGCCAACCACCGCTGGAGCCAGCAGGCCATGGACGACACCTTCTACCTGAGCAACGTGGCCCCGCAG GTGCCGCACCTCAACCAGAATGCTTGGAACAACCTTGAGAAGTACAGCCGCAGCCTGACTCGCACTTACCAAAATGTCTATGTCTGCACAGGGCCCCTTTTCCTGCCCAG GACAGAGGCTGATGGGAAGTCCTATGTCAAGTACCAGGTTATTGGAAAGAATCACGTGGCAGTGCCCACGCACTTCTTCAAGGTGCTCATCCTGGAGTCCACCAGCGGGCAAATCGAGCTGCGTTCCTACGTGATGCCCAATGCCCCTGTAGATGAGACTCTCCCTCTGGAGCGCTTCCTCGTGCCCATCGAGAGCATCGAGCGTGCCTCGGGGTTGCTCTTCGTGCCCAATATCCTGGCCCGTGCCGGAAACCTCAAGGCCATCACTGCTGGCAGCAAGTGA
- the Spout1 gene encoding putative methyltransferase C9orf114 homolog isoform X2 has protein sequence MKKLERQRAQEEQAKQQEEEEAAAQRSDRGRPYTLSVALPGSILDNAQSPELRTYLAGQIARACAIFRVDEIVVFDEAGQDSKTVEGEFKGVGKKGQACVQLARILQYLECPQYLRKAFFPKHQDLQFAGILNPLDSPHHMRQDEESEFREGVVVDRPTKAGHGSLVNCGMKKEVKIDKKLEPGLRVTVRLNQKQLPPECKTYKGTVVSSQDPRTKAGLYWGYTVRLASCLSAVFAEAPFQDGYDLTIGTSERGSSMASAQLPSFRHALVVFGGLQGLEAGVDADPNLEVSEPSVLFDFYVNTCPNQGSRTIRTEEAILISLAALQPGLIQAGSWTT, from the exons atgaaaaaactgGAGCGGCAGCGGGCCCAGGAGGAGCAGGCTAAgcaacaagaggaggaggaggctgctgccCAGAGGAGCGACCGAG GGCGGCCTTACACTCTGAGCGTGGCCCTGCCGGGCTCCATCCTAGACAACGCCCAGTCACCGGAGCTTCGCACCTACCTGGCTGGCCAGATCGCTAGAGCCTGTGCCATCTTCCGAGTCGACGAGATTGTGGTGTTCGATGAGGCGGGCCAAGACAGCAA GACTGTGGAAGGGGAATTCAAGGGAGTTGGCAAGAAGGGGCAGGCGTGTGTACAGCTGGCCCGCATCCTGCAGTACCTGGAGTGTCCACA GTACCTGAGAAAGGCGTTCTTCCCCAAACACCAGGATCTGCAGTTTGCAG GGATCCTCAACCCCTTGGACAGTCCTCACCACATGCGTCAGGACGAGGAATCCGAGTTCCGAGAAGGCGTTGTGGTGGACCGGCCCACCAAGGCAGGCCATGGCTCTTTGGTCAACTGTGGAATGAAGAAG GAGGTAAAGATTGACAAGAAACTGGAACCTGGACTCCGCGTGACCGTGCGACTGAACCAGAAGCAGCTCCCCCCAG AATGCAAGACCTACAAGGGGACAGTCGTGTCGTCTCAGGACCCCCGCACCAAAGCCGGTCTCTACTGGGGCTACACTGTCCGGCTGGCCTCCTGTCTCA gtgcCGTGTTTGCTGAGGCTCCCTTCCAGGATGGGTACGACCTGACCATTGGTACATCAGAACGTGGCTCCAGCATGGCCTCTGCCCAGCTGCCCAGCTTCAG gcatgctcTTGTGGTGTTCGGGGGCCTCCAAGGGCTGGAAGCTGGAGTGGATGCCGACCCCAACCTTGAAGTGTCTGAGCCCAGTGTCCTCTTCGACTTCTATGTCAACACATGCCCCAACCAGGGCAGCCGTACCATCCGCACTGAG GAAGCCATACTCATCTCCCTGGCTGCCCTGCAACCTGGTCTCATCCAGGCGGGTTCCTGGACCACCTGA